Proteins co-encoded in one Streptomyces sp. SLBN-31 genomic window:
- a CDS encoding glutathione S-transferase C-terminal domain-containing protein, with product MTVTSPAAHVSVRPAPAFRGRIGRDARSGHYAVPGRYRLHLSTACPDGLRIAVAHTLLGLDAVCPVALLPAVPDCPEGGHSALRPLYEASAHRYPGPAAAPVLSDGWSGRIVSTHDRDIMRDLAHRFDTGGPSLYPCGAESEIEAVERMCVEGIEGAAQRAGAVGGEAAECDMALATLLETLGALDRWLDGRTYLIRDEVTAADVELWVALIRLDTVHRHHLDAAAVQRIAGHPALWSYARRLTAHPAFGIHLNLDGIDRRHHAQCRGREAAGSAVQMLDWAAHAAR from the coding sequence ATGACCGTCACATCACCGGCCGCCCACGTTTCCGTCCGGCCCGCGCCGGCCTTCCGTGGCCGCATCGGCAGGGACGCGCGCAGCGGCCACTACGCCGTTCCCGGCCGCTACCGGCTCCATCTGTCGACCGCGTGTCCCGACGGCCTGCGCATCGCCGTCGCCCACACATTGCTCGGCCTGGACGCCGTCTGTCCGGTGGCCCTCCTGCCCGCCGTCCCCGACTGTCCCGAGGGCGGCCACTCGGCCCTGCGCCCGCTGTACGAGGCGAGCGCGCACCGCTACCCCGGCCCGGCCGCGGCGCCGGTCCTCAGTGACGGCTGGTCAGGGCGGATCGTCAGCACCCATGACCGGGACATCATGCGCGACCTCGCCCACCGCTTCGACACCGGCGGTCCCTCGCTCTACCCGTGCGGCGCGGAGTCGGAGATCGAGGCGGTGGAGCGGATGTGCGTGGAGGGTATCGAGGGGGCGGCGCAGCGGGCCGGGGCCGTGGGCGGAGAGGCAGCGGAATGTGACATGGCCCTGGCCACGCTGCTGGAGACCCTCGGCGCCCTCGACCGCTGGCTGGACGGCCGAACCTACCTGATCCGCGACGAAGTCACCGCCGCCGACGTCGAGTTGTGGGTCGCGCTGATACGGCTCGACACCGTGCACCGGCACCACCTCGACGCCGCCGCGGTCCAGCGCATCGCCGGCCACCCGGCGCTGTGGTCCTACGCCCGCCGTCTGACCGCCCACCCCGCCTTCGGCATCCACCTCAACCTCGACGGCATCGACCGCCGCCACCACGCCCAGTGCCGCGGGCGGGAGGCGGCCGGATCGGCCGTCCAGATGCTCGACTGGGCTGCACACGCGGCCCGTTAG
- a CDS encoding amino acid ABC transporter ATP-binding protein: MTAKTADAVADVEAATVEVHDVHKWYGTHRVLDGVDLTVRPGEVTVILGPSGSGKSTLLRVINHLEKPEIGHVSINGEPIGVKRQGDRLKELSERAILTQRGRIGFVFQNFNLFPHLTVLDNVAAAPVATGRLGRPEAQELARELLGRVGLADRTGAYPRQLSGGQQQRVAIARALALRPGVILFDEPTSALDPELVGEVLAVIRDLASSGTTLVIVTHEIGFAREIADRVVFIDGGKIIEQGPPSEILDAPRHERTRDFLSKVL, translated from the coding sequence ATGACCGCCAAGACCGCCGACGCCGTGGCGGACGTCGAAGCCGCCACCGTCGAGGTGCACGACGTGCACAAGTGGTACGGCACCCACCGGGTCCTGGACGGCGTGGACCTGACCGTCCGCCCCGGCGAGGTCACCGTGATCCTCGGCCCCTCCGGCTCCGGCAAGTCCACCCTGCTGCGGGTCATCAACCACCTGGAGAAGCCCGAGATCGGCCACGTCAGCATCAACGGCGAGCCGATCGGCGTGAAGCGGCAGGGCGACCGGCTGAAGGAGCTGAGCGAGCGGGCCATCCTCACCCAGCGCGGGCGGATCGGGTTCGTCTTCCAGAACTTCAATCTCTTCCCGCACCTGACGGTCCTGGACAACGTGGCCGCGGCCCCGGTTGCCACCGGCCGGCTCGGCAGGCCCGAAGCCCAGGAGCTGGCCCGCGAGCTCCTCGGCCGGGTCGGCCTCGCCGACAGGACCGGCGCCTACCCGCGCCAGCTCTCCGGCGGCCAGCAGCAGCGCGTCGCCATCGCCCGCGCACTGGCCCTGCGCCCCGGCGTCATCCTGTTCGACGAGCCCACCTCCGCCCTGGACCCCGAACTGGTCGGCGAAGTCCTCGCCGTCATACGGGACTTGGCCTCCAGCGGCACCACCCTCGTCATCGTCACCCACGAGATCGGCTTCGCCCGCGAGATCGCCGACCGGGTCGTCTTCATCGACGGCGGCAAGATCATCGAGCAGGGGCCGCCCTCCGAGATCCTCGACGCACCGCGGCACGAGCGGACCAGGGACTTCCTCAGCAAGGTCCTGTGA